Sequence from the [Clostridium] scindens genome:
GGAAGTTTTGAAGATAAGGCACGGCGCTATAAACAAGTGATCCAGGAAAAGAGAGAACTGGTAGGAAAGTTAAGAGATAAGAATTATAAAAAACTGGCAGAAGCGGCAGGAGTCGATGTTATAACAGGCACAGCATTTTTTACAGATCCAAATCATATCATGGTCGCCAATCAGGATGGAATGACAGAGGAATTGGAAGGAGATAACTTCTACATAAATACAGGCGCCAGGCCATTTATTCCTCCGATCAAAGGGATTCATGAAAGCAGCCATGTCTACATAAGCGAGACTCTTATGGAAGAAGAACGTCTTCCGAAGAACTTAGTGATTATTGGAGGAGGATATATTGGTGTTGAGTTTGCTTCCTACTACAGCAATTTTGGCTCTCAGGTGACTGTGATTCAGAATGGAAAAGATTTTATCCCAAGGGAGGATCAGGAAGTGGCCCAGGCCGTTCTGGATCTTCTGAAGAAAAAGGGCGTACGGATTATGGAAAGCACGGAGGTAGAGTCTGTCAGAGATATGGATGATGTGGCGCTTGTAAGCGTAAGCCAGAATGGCAGGCAGGAAATACTGCGGGCAGACGCAGTGCTCGTTGCCACCGGACGTCGGCCGAATATAGAAGGATTGAATCTTGATAAAGCAGGTGTGGATCTGACGGACAGGGGAGCAATCAAGACGGATGAAGGTCTGAGGACTACAGCGTCGCATATCTGGGCAATGGGAGATGTGGTCGGAGGCCTGCAGTTTACCTATATCTCTCTGGATGACTCCAGGATTGTGAAATCCCAAGTGCTGGGAGAGGGAGAACGCACGACCCAGAATAGAGGAGAAGTTCCCTATAGCATCTTTGTAGATCCACCGTTTTCCCGGGTAGGGCTTACAGAAAAGCAGGCGCTGGAAGCAGGATATACGATAAAGAAATCGGTACTTCCCGCACA
This genomic interval carries:
- a CDS encoding FAD-dependent oxidoreductase; this translates as MEMKKYQDIIIGFGKGGKTLATALKKAGREVALIEKSDQMYGGTCINVACIPSKFLENEARRSSMIGGSFEDKARRYKQVIQEKRELVGKLRDKNYKKLAEAAGVDVITGTAFFTDPNHIMVANQDGMTEELEGDNFYINTGARPFIPPIKGIHESSHVYISETLMEEERLPKNLVIIGGGYIGVEFASYYSNFGSQVTVIQNGKDFIPREDQEVAQAVLDLLKKKGVRIMESTEVESVRDMDDVALVSVSQNGRQEILRADAVLVATGRRPNIEGLNLDKAGVDLTDRGAIKTDEGLRTTASHIWAMGDVVGGLQFTYISLDDSRIVKSQVLGEGERTTQNRGEVPYSIFVDPPFSRVGLTEKQALEAGYTIKKSVLPAQAIPKALVIGRPEGLLKAIIDEETGKILGAHLFCAESQEMINIIKMVMDANLPYTVLRDGIFTHPTMSEALNDLFAL